The region CCGCTTCGAGATGGCGAAAATCGCCCGCGAGCGTTTCTGCAACGAACGTGGCGCACAGCTTGCGCACATGTACAGCGACGCTTTTTCTTTCATCTGATTCTTTCTGCGTTGTCTGTCACGGCCGGGAGTGATGCCCGGCCGTGCTGTTTTTCAATTACCTGAGGTGTCTCCCGAGTACCCGAGGTTTTTCAATGTACCCGAGTTTTTTCACCTGCCCGCAGCGTTTCTACCGATAGAACTCTCCGGCTTGCTTACTGTGCTACGGATGCCCGATAGGTTATAAAGCCGCCGGACAGATTGCGGACGTGAAAGCCCCGTTGAATCAGCAGACGGTAGGCCACATGGCCGCGCAGGCCGGACTGACAGCCAACCAGAATTTCTTTGTCGGCGGGCAGTTCCTGCAAGCGCTGACGCAGCGTATCCAGCGGAATGTGCAGCGCATTCGGGTATTCGCCATGAAGGTGCAGCTCTTGTGCGCTGCGGATGTCCAGCAAGCACTGGGTCGCCGGGTCGAGGTTGATGATATCTTCAGGGTGGCAAATAGCCGTATCGCCCTGAAGCACGTTGTTGGCCAGCATGCCCGCCTGATTCACTACGTCCCGTGCGCTGTTGAACGGCGGCGCATAGGTAAGTTCAAGATCTTCCAGATCTCGCACCGTCAATCCTGCCCGTTGAGCGACGGCAATCACGTCGATGCGCTTGTCGACCCCGGTTTTTCCCACCGCCTGCGCGCCGAGAATCGTGCCGGTGTCCGGCGAGAACAGCAGTTTCAGTGAGATGATGCTGGCGCCGGGATAATAGCTGGCGTGGTCCGCCACATGGACATACACCTTCTGGTAGGGTGTCCCCGCGCGTTGCAGCGCTTTCTCGTTTATGCCGACGCACCCGACGGTGTGGTCGAATACCTTACAGATGGCGGCACCCTGAGTGCGGGTGTAATGGCGCTCCCGGTCCAGCATGTTGTCAGCGGCGATGCGCCCCTGACGATTGGCCGGGCCGGCCAGCGGGAACAGCGCCGGCGCAGAATTCACCCAGTCCGGGGTTTCCACCGCATCGCCGACTGCATAGATATGTTCATTCGAGGTTTGCATCCGTTGATTGACCTGAATACCGCCGCGGGCGCCCAGACGTAGTCCGGCTGCCTGTGCCAGCTGTGTTTCGGGTTTGACGCCGATCGCCATCAGCAGCATGCCGGTGGTTCGTTGCTGGCCGTCAGCCAGCGTCAGCGTCAGTTTGTGGCCGTCGCCTGAGATGTGATTACTGTATGGAGCGATAGCGCGTAGTCCTGCGTTCAGCAGCAATTCAACGCCATGCTGCCGTATTACCTGGTGCAACGGCGCCGCCATTTCCGGATCGACCGGCGCCATCACCTGCGAATCGCGCTCCAGCAGCGTTACCGACAGACCGCGATTCGCCAGCGCTTCGGCGACTTCCAGCCCGATGAAACCGCCGCCGGCGACCGTGACCTGTCGGATATCATGCTGTTGCAGATGGGCCAGAATCCGGTCCATGTCCGTGATGGTGCGCAGGGTAAACACACCGGGCAAGTCGACGCCCGGCAACGGCGGCACTATCGGGCTGGCGCCCGGACTTAGCAGCAGTTTGTCGTAGTGTTCGGTGTAGACCCGGTTATCCGCCAGATCGGCGATTTGCAGGGTACGGGCTACAGGATCGATGCTCAACACCTCGTGCCGCACCCGCACGTCAATATTGAAGCGGTCGGCGAAGTCCGTCGGGGTCTTCAGCACCAGCGCGGAGCGATCGGGAATATCGCCGCCGATATGATACGGCAGCCCACAATTGGCGAATGACACGTGAGGGCCGCGTTCCAGCATGATGATATCTGCCGATTCCGACAGTCTGCGTGCTCTGACGGCGGCCGACGCGCCGCCTGCCACGCCGCCGATGATAATGATTCTGGTCATAACAACTCCTCGAAACGTAAGGGTGGATGAGGTCAGGCTGTGATGTCGTGGTCGGCTTGACTACGATATACAATAATATATTATATAAAAAAATATATTATATTTTGCAAGCAAGAAAAGGTGACTTTATGGAAGCGGCAGATTCGGAAATCACACAGCAGATGATGCGCGAGGCCGCGCACGGCGCGGCGGACGTACTGCGGGCGCTGGCGAATGACGACCGGCT is a window of Dickeya solani IPO 2222 DNA encoding:
- a CDS encoding FAD-dependent oxidoreductase, which translates into the protein MTRIIIIGGVAGGASAAVRARRLSESADIIMLERGPHVSFANCGLPYHIGGDIPDRSALVLKTPTDFADRFNIDVRVRHEVLSIDPVARTLQIADLADNRVYTEHYDKLLLSPGASPIVPPLPGVDLPGVFTLRTITDMDRILAHLQQHDIRQVTVAGGGFIGLEVAEALANRGLSVTLLERDSQVMAPVDPEMAAPLHQVIRQHGVELLLNAGLRAIAPYSNHISGDGHKLTLTLADGQQRTTGMLLMAIGVKPETQLAQAAGLRLGARGGIQVNQRMQTSNEHIYAVGDAVETPDWVNSAPALFPLAGPANRQGRIAADNMLDRERHYTRTQGAAICKVFDHTVGCVGINEKALQRAGTPYQKVYVHVADHASYYPGASIISLKLLFSPDTGTILGAQAVGKTGVDKRIDVIAVAQRAGLTVRDLEDLELTYAPPFNSARDVVNQAGMLANNVLQGDTAICHPEDIINLDPATQCLLDIRSAQELHLHGEYPNALHIPLDTLRQRLQELPADKEILVGCQSGLRGHVAYRLLIQRGFHVRNLSGGFITYRASVAQ